A single genomic interval of Antarcticibacterium arcticum harbors:
- a CDS encoding non-canonical purine NTP diphosphatase, translated as MKIVFATHNFNKLQEVQAMMPSSIELVSLDDIGCDEDIPETAATIEENAILKATYVKSNYNKDCFADDTGLEVEALNGEPGVHSARYAGEGRNNEDNIDKLLLQLEGKTNRRAQFKTVIALNLDEERNLFTGICTGVITRERRGNKGFGYDAVFQPDGSTKTFAEMDAQEKGAISHRGIALRDLIEYLSK; from the coding sequence ATGAAAATTGTTTTTGCCACACATAATTTCAACAAATTGCAGGAAGTACAGGCTATGATGCCTTCTTCCATAGAACTGGTTTCCCTGGACGATATTGGCTGCGATGAAGACATCCCTGAAACCGCTGCCACCATTGAGGAAAATGCAATTTTGAAAGCCACTTACGTAAAATCAAACTATAATAAAGATTGTTTTGCAGATGATACGGGACTGGAAGTGGAGGCTTTGAATGGCGAACCCGGGGTACACTCTGCCCGTTACGCCGGTGAAGGAAGGAATAATGAGGATAATATAGACAAGCTACTTTTACAACTGGAAGGAAAAACAAATCGCCGTGCACAATTCAAAACCGTGATCGCTCTAAACCTGGACGAGGAAAGAAATTTGTTTACCGGGATTTGTACCGGGGTTATTACCCGGGAAAGGCGGGGAAATAAGGGTTTTGGATACGATGCTGTATTTCAGCCAGATGGAAGTACAAAAACCTTTGCTGAAATGGATGCCCAGGAAAAAGGCGCCATTAGTCATCGCGGAATTGCCCTCCGGGATCTCATAGAATACCTCTCAAAATAA
- a CDS encoding DEAD/DEAH box helicase, with product MNKFEQLGLNPALLKAIEDMGFESPSEVQEKAIPILLQKDTDMVALAQTGTGKTAAFGFPLIQKINAESRQTQGLILSPTRELCLQITNELKNYAKHTPGLHTVAIYGGASITDQAKLIQRGAQIIVATPGRMQDMINRRMVDISKIEYCILDEADEMLNMGFFEDITAILSHTPKEKHTWLFSATMPQEVSTIAKKFMRTPVEITVGNKNQGTANVSHEYYAVNSRDRYSALKRLADANPDIFSVVFCRTKRDTQKVAEQLIEDGYNAAALHGDLSQNQRDLVMKSFRGRQIQMLVATDVAARGIDVDDITHVIHYQLPDEPEIYTHRSGRTGRAGKSGVSMVIMTKSELRKIKSIERIIKQPFEQKEIPDGMEICRVQLYHLANDIKDTKMNHDLDPYLPGIEEVLQDFTKEELIKKVFSVEFTRFFNYYKNSSDLNAKISGSREDSSAGGGDSTRFFINVGSKDDFDWMTLKDFLKATLDLGRDDVFRVDVKESFAFFNTNSEIADRVLSTFENFQHQGRRISVEVSQDGGGGGRSAGRSRKPRGGGDFKPRSGEKRGGGDFKPRGERSGGGDFKSRGERSSGGARSTSDSGGRRRTSKPFEGGGDKAAGKDGSRKKNIESSVNRRKSRRS from the coding sequence ATGAATAAATTTGAACAATTAGGATTAAATCCTGCTCTACTTAAAGCCATTGAGGATATGGGCTTTGAAAGCCCGAGTGAAGTACAGGAAAAAGCGATCCCTATTTTATTGCAAAAAGACACCGATATGGTGGCCCTTGCACAAACTGGTACAGGAAAAACTGCTGCTTTTGGTTTTCCACTCATTCAAAAGATCAACGCTGAAAGTAGACAAACTCAAGGATTAATTCTTTCCCCAACCCGGGAATTGTGTTTACAAATCACCAACGAGCTTAAAAATTATGCAAAACATACTCCGGGATTGCACACTGTTGCAATTTATGGAGGAGCAAGTATTACAGATCAGGCCAAACTTATCCAGAGAGGCGCACAAATTATTGTGGCCACTCCCGGAAGGATGCAGGATATGATCAACCGGAGAATGGTTGATATCTCAAAAATTGAATATTGTATCCTTGATGAGGCAGATGAGATGCTTAACATGGGATTCTTTGAAGATATCACCGCAATTTTGTCGCATACTCCTAAAGAGAAGCACACCTGGTTGTTTTCTGCGACCATGCCTCAGGAAGTTTCAACCATTGCCAAGAAATTCATGCGTACTCCTGTAGAGATCACGGTTGGTAACAAAAACCAGGGTACTGCAAATGTTTCTCATGAATACTATGCAGTAAATTCCAGAGACCGTTACTCGGCCCTTAAACGTCTTGCCGATGCCAATCCGGATATCTTCTCGGTTGTTTTTTGTAGAACCAAAAGGGATACTCAAAAAGTTGCCGAGCAATTAATTGAAGATGGATACAATGCCGCGGCATTGCATGGAGATCTAAGCCAGAACCAGAGAGACCTGGTAATGAAAAGTTTCAGAGGCCGCCAGATCCAGATGCTGGTTGCAACAGATGTTGCAGCCCGTGGGATAGATGTAGATGATATTACACACGTAATACATTACCAGTTGCCAGATGAGCCTGAGATCTATACCCACCGTAGCGGTAGAACAGGACGTGCAGGGAAAAGCGGGGTTTCTATGGTAATTATGACCAAGAGTGAATTACGTAAAATTAAAAGTATTGAACGAATTATAAAGCAGCCATTTGAGCAAAAGGAAATTCCCGATGGAATGGAAATTTGCAGGGTACAGCTTTATCATTTGGCAAATGATATTAAGGACACCAAGATGAACCACGATCTTGATCCTTACCTTCCGGGAATTGAAGAAGTACTTCAGGATTTCACCAAGGAAGAACTTATTAAAAAAGTATTTTCGGTAGAATTCACCAGGTTCTTTAATTATTACAAGAACTCATCAGATCTTAACGCGAAAATCTCAGGTTCAAGGGAGGATAGTTCTGCCGGTGGTGGAGACAGCACCCGTTTCTTTATCAATGTAGGTAGTAAAGATGATTTTGACTGGATGACCTTAAAGGACTTTTTAAAGGCCACACTTGATCTTGGAAGAGATGATGTATTCAGGGTTGATGTTAAAGAGAGCTTTGCCTTCTTCAACACAAATTCTGAGATCGCAGATAGGGTTCTTTCTACATTCGAGAACTTTCAACATCAGGGAAGACGCATTAGCGTTGAAGTTTCCCAGGATGGTGGCGGTGGCGGGAGGTCTGCCGGCAGAAGCCGTAAGCCAAGAGGTGGTGGCGACTTTAAACCCCGCAGCGGCGAAAAACGCGGCGGCGGTGATTTCAAACCCAGAGGCGAAAGAAGCGGCGGGGGCGATTTCAAATCCCGCGGTGAAAGAAGTAGCGGTGGTGCACGGTCAACTTCAGATTCAGGTGGCAGAAGAAGGACCAGCAAACCTTTTGAAGGAGGTGGTGATAAAGCTGCCGGAAAGGACGGAAGCCGGAAAAAGAACATTGAAAGTTCTGTAAACCGCAGAAAGTCAAGAAGGTCTTAA
- the rlmH gene encoding 23S rRNA (pseudouridine(1915)-N(3))-methyltransferase RlmH, whose protein sequence is MTIKLLAIGKTDDPALQDLTDIYIKRLQFYNKFEVEIIPDIKKAKNLDENQQKQKEGELILAKLSTSDHVVLLDENGKQYSSVDFSEFLQKRTNSGLKQLIFVIGGPYGFSADLYRRADSKLSLSKMTFSHQMVRLFFTEQVYRAYTILKNEPYHHR, encoded by the coding sequence ATGACCATAAAATTACTGGCGATAGGTAAAACAGATGATCCTGCTCTTCAGGACCTTACTGATATTTATATAAAACGCCTTCAGTTCTATAACAAATTTGAGGTAGAAATCATCCCGGATATTAAAAAGGCCAAAAATCTGGATGAGAATCAACAGAAACAAAAAGAAGGAGAACTCATTCTTGCAAAACTCTCTACATCAGATCACGTGGTGCTGTTGGATGAAAACGGAAAACAATATTCTTCTGTAGATTTTTCTGAATTTCTTCAGAAGCGAACGAACTCTGGTTTAAAGCAACTTATATTCGTGATTGGGGGACCTTATGGCTTTTCTGCAGACCTTTACCGGCGTGCCGATTCCAAATTGTCTTTGTCAAAAATGACCTTTTCGCACCAAATGGTACGCCTGTTTTTTACAGAGCAGGTTTACCGGGCTTATACCATACTAAAAAATGAACCCTACCATCACAGGTAA